A region from the Aegilops tauschii subsp. strangulata cultivar AL8/78 chromosome 5, Aet v6.0, whole genome shotgun sequence genome encodes:
- the LOC109735963 gene encoding hydroxyproline O-galactosyltransferase GALT6, producing the protein MRRGMAAAAPSRRRAVQGFAAFFILAYALFQVLLASPPSLPLPGAAGAGARHLHVDGDDAAAGRGAPARPSVRAHREALEAAPSGIVSGLDLGRLNSSRAGGSLRKVAAEAAAAGARVFADLYALGGASLPDPLDEEDRAKCPHSIVLAGDEFRARGRTVELPCGLTLGSYITVAATPYAAHPEQDPKIAQLREGEEPLMVSQFMMELQGLKTVDGEDPPRILHFNPRLHGDWSGKPVIEQNTCYRMQWGTSIRCEGWMSRADEETVDGMVKCEKWIQDEDQSNESKTSWWLNHLIGRTKKVSSSWPYPFVEDRLFVLTLTAGLEGYHVNVDGRHVTSFPYRIGFGLEDATGLSLNGDLDVQSVFAGTLPTTHPSFAPQKHLEMFPAWQAPPLPEEPAEIFIGILSAGNHFAERMAARKTWMSAAQKTSNVVARFFVALHARKEVNLELKKEAEFFGDIVIVPFMDSYDLVVLKTVAICEYGVHAVSAKYIMKCDDDTFVRLDAVMAEVKKIPTGRSLYIGNMNYRHNPLRIGKWAVTYEEWPEEDYPTYANGPGYVISADIADSIVSEFTDHKLRLFKMEDVSMGMWVGRFNHTRPVEYVHSVKFCQFGCIDDYYTAHYQSPRQMLCLWDKLQAGRPRCCNMR; encoded by the exons ATGCGGAGGGGGAtggcggccgccgcgccctcccgccgccgcgccgtccagGGCTTCGCGGCCTTCTTCATCCTCGCCTACGCGCTCTTCCAGGTGCTCCTCGCCTCGCCGCCCTCCCTGCCCCTGCCCGGCGCCGCGGGGGCGGGGGCGCGCCACCTGCACGTCGACGGCGACGACGCGGCGGCCGGGCGGGGCGCGCCGGCGCGCCCCTCCGTGCGCGCGCACCGGGAGGCCCTCGAGGCGGCGCCGTCGGGGATCGTCTCCGGCCTCGACCTCGGCCGCCTCAACTCCTCCCGCGCCGGCGGCTCGCTGCGCAAGGTCGCcgccgaggccgccgccgccggggcCCGCGTCTTCGCCGACCTCTACGCCCTCGGGGGCGCGTCCCTGCCCGACCCGCTCGACGAGGAGGACAGGGCCAAGTGCCCGCACTCCATCGTGCTCGCCGGCGACGAGTTCCGGGCCCGGGGGCGGACCGTGGAGCTCCCCTGCGGGCTCACGCTCGGCTCCTACATCACCGTCGCCGCCACGCCGTACGCCGCGCACCCCGAGCAGGACCCCAAGATCGCGCAGCTCAGGGAGGGGGAGGAGCCCCTCATGGTCTCGCAGTTCATGATGGAGCTGCAGGGGCTTAAGACGGTCGACGGCGAGGACCCGCCCAGGATCCTCCACTTCAACCCCCGCCTCCACGGCGACTGGAGCGGCAAGCCTGTCATCGAGCAAAACACCTGCTACCGCATGCAGTGGGGCACCTCCATCCGATGCGAGGGCTGGATGTCCCGTGCCGACGAGGAGACTG TGGATGGGATGGTCAAGTGTGAGAAGTGGATTCAGGATGAAGATCAGTCCAACGAGTCCAAGACGTCATGGTGGTTGAATCACCTCATTGGCCGGACCAAGAAGGTTTCTAGTTCTTGGCCATACCCATTTGTGGAGGACCGCCTCTTTGTTCTTACTCTCACCGCTGGATTGGAGGGATATCATGTGAATGTTGATGGCCGGCATGTGACGTCATTCCCGTACCGCATC GGGTTTGGGCTTGAGGATGCTACTGGCCTATCATTGAATGGGGACCTTGATGTGCAATCAGTGTTTGCGGGGACTTTGCCCACTACGCATCCTAGCTTTGCACCGCAGAAACACCTTGAGATGTTTCCAGCTTGGCAGGCCCCTCCCCTACCGGAAGAACCAGCCGAGATATTCATCGGCATCCTGTCAGCAGGCAACCATTTTGCAGAGCGTATGGCTGCTCGCAAGACGTGGATGTCTGCTGCCCAGAAGACTTCGAATGTCGTTGCTCGATTTTTTGTTGCGCTG CATGCCAGAAAGGAAGTGAATCTAGAGTTGAAAAAGGAAGCAGAATTTTTTGGGGACATTGTCATTGTGCCATTCATGGACAGCTATGATTTGGTTGTTCTGAAGACGGTTGCGATATGCGAATATGGG GTCCATGCCGTCTCTGCGAAATATATAATGAAGTGTGATGATGATACTTTTGTTAGACTTGATGCAGTAATGGCTGAAGTTAAGAAAATACCGACCGGTAGAAGTCTTTATATAGGGAACATGAATTATCGCCACAATCCATTGCGCATTGGGAAATGGGCTGTTACTTACGAG GAGTGGCCAGAAGAGGATTATCCAACATATGCAAATGGTCCTGGATATGTTATATCTGCTGATATCGCAGATTCCATTGTTTCAGAATTTACAGATCATAAATTAAGG CTCTTCAAAATGGAAGACGTGAGCATGGGAATGTGGGTGGGGCGTTTCAACCACACCAGACCCGTCGAATACGTGCACAGCGTCAAGTTCTGTCAATTCGGATGCATAGACGACTACTACACCGCGCATTACCAATCACCGAGGCAGATGCTGTGTTTGTGGGACAAGCTGCAGGCTGGGAGACCACGGTGCTGCAACATGAGATAG